In Rhodopirellula islandica, the following proteins share a genomic window:
- a CDS encoding ATP-binding response regulator, with the protein MSDRVLIVESEAVARNELVRILNDDSREVIAVASCDQSLQELEVASFDLIITELPQCKSSSFNSPESSSPSSDAGTAAIRWVEKLREVAPRVPIILITREGAEPVAGEALMRGAATYIPLHLAAEGLVDTVEQVLKVSRSASQATDIDQCVSRIKLELVLPSHEQLVPAVIARLEQELAQLHLFDEMTWTQIAMALDEAILNAMIHGNLEVESALREVDNGEAYQEKIRRHRELPPFDERRTYVTLTATRSQAVFVIRDQGPGYDVSALPDPTDPANLESIGGRGLLLISAFMDEIHHNEVGNELTMIKRKRSDSSAS; encoded by the coding sequence GTGAGTGATCGCGTTCTGATTGTCGAATCCGAGGCTGTTGCGCGCAATGAATTGGTGCGCATCCTGAACGACGATTCTCGTGAAGTGATTGCAGTTGCGTCCTGCGACCAGTCCCTCCAAGAGCTGGAAGTCGCCTCGTTCGATTTGATCATCACGGAACTTCCGCAGTGTAAATCATCCAGTTTTAACTCGCCGGAATCGAGCTCTCCGTCCAGTGACGCTGGCACCGCTGCGATTCGCTGGGTTGAAAAACTGCGTGAGGTCGCTCCCCGTGTTCCGATCATCCTGATCACGCGAGAGGGTGCTGAACCGGTCGCCGGCGAAGCACTGATGCGAGGCGCCGCCACCTACATCCCCTTGCACCTGGCAGCGGAAGGCCTGGTCGACACGGTCGAACAAGTCCTCAAGGTCAGCCGCTCGGCATCGCAAGCGACCGACATCGATCAATGCGTCTCCAGAATCAAGTTGGAACTGGTGCTTCCCAGCCACGAGCAGTTGGTTCCCGCCGTGATCGCGAGACTGGAACAGGAACTTGCACAACTGCACCTGTTCGACGAAATGACCTGGACCCAAATCGCGATGGCTCTCGATGAAGCCATCCTCAACGCGATGATCCATGGCAACTTGGAAGTCGAATCCGCGCTTCGCGAAGTTGACAATGGCGAGGCCTACCAAGAAAAGATTCGGCGACACCGCGAACTACCTCCGTTCGACGAACGTCGAACCTATGTGACGCTGACCGCCACACGCAGCCAAGCCGTGTTCGTCATCCGCGACCAAGGCCCCGGTTATGATGTCTCGGCGCTGCCTGATCCCACCGATCCCGCCAACCTGGAATCGATTGGTGGACGTGGGCTGTTACTGATCAGTGCCTTCATGGACGAAATCCATCACAATGAAGTTGGCAATGAACTGACGATGATCAAACGCAAGCGATCTGACAGTTCCGCGTCGTGA
- a CDS encoding AAA family ATPase, whose product MTPVHPGDHSSAALLRDQEAIEQSMCFGRSIRWSALRIAGVEISVAMSLPLGLFAAIAFGVSAHLSDNASASSWAPAAQWMGWLIGSWALGLMVQTGIAVGHQRIAKVHRGGCIVTAGGVWTAPTQRPHGISVSGVLMIWSLCMLALGLGSLSLIGVSFLTMDAPRSGGPIVWLDDPWAAAAWLWCLQGIWNLLPLPQSLGRVGWALVFALFGGGPQQDPRACLRAMRAWVIAMALLTLIGGNVLLHSSGVISQAGGLAWPAVAGVVALSLWLFTSAGSSDLTAIYESIVRRAEYTEVGEQNPIGRFRGQFGPMASWRRYQVRRQDAAQQQRLREAMAREHREADDASRVDEILQRLHRDGVDSLADDERELLQRVSLALKNERRSIERDVDDKD is encoded by the coding sequence ATGACTCCGGTGCACCCCGGCGATCACTCCTCTGCAGCGTTGCTGCGCGATCAAGAAGCGATCGAGCAATCCATGTGCTTCGGTCGCTCCATCCGTTGGTCAGCCCTGCGAATCGCTGGCGTGGAAATCTCCGTCGCGATGTCGTTGCCACTGGGCCTGTTCGCCGCGATCGCCTTTGGTGTTTCCGCGCACCTGTCTGACAACGCGTCCGCTTCCAGCTGGGCGCCGGCTGCCCAGTGGATGGGCTGGCTGATCGGGTCTTGGGCTCTCGGCCTGATGGTGCAAACTGGAATCGCGGTCGGGCACCAACGAATCGCGAAAGTCCACCGCGGTGGTTGCATCGTCACGGCGGGAGGCGTCTGGACCGCTCCCACGCAACGCCCACATGGGATCTCAGTGTCCGGCGTGTTGATGATTTGGTCACTCTGCATGCTGGCACTTGGACTCGGGTCATTGTCACTGATCGGTGTTTCCTTCCTCACGATGGACGCACCGCGAAGTGGCGGTCCGATCGTCTGGCTGGACGACCCTTGGGCTGCGGCAGCCTGGCTGTGGTGCTTGCAAGGCATTTGGAATCTGCTTCCCTTGCCTCAGTCGCTCGGACGAGTCGGCTGGGCATTGGTTTTCGCATTGTTCGGTGGTGGCCCCCAACAAGACCCACGAGCATGCCTTCGTGCGATGCGTGCCTGGGTGATCGCAATGGCGTTGCTGACACTCATCGGCGGCAACGTGCTGCTGCATTCCAGCGGTGTGATCTCGCAGGCGGGTGGACTGGCCTGGCCAGCCGTGGCCGGTGTCGTTGCCCTGTCCCTTTGGCTGTTCACCTCCGCTGGATCGTCAGACTTAACCGCCATCTACGAATCGATCGTCCGGAGAGCCGAGTACACCGAGGTCGGCGAGCAAAACCCCATCGGTCGATTTCGAGGCCAGTTTGGGCCAATGGCAAGCTGGCGGCGATACCAAGTCCGCCGCCAAGACGCCGCACAGCAACAACGCCTGCGGGAAGCCATGGCAAGAGAGCACCGCGAAGCGGATGATGCGTCTCGCGTCGATGAGATTCTCCAGCGACTGCACCGGGACGGAGTCGATTCACTGGCCGACGACGAACGTGAACTCCTGCAACGAGTCAGTTTAGCGCTTAAGAATGAGCGTCGCAGTATCGAGCGAGACGTCGACGACAAAGACTAA
- a CDS encoding HD-GYP domain-containing protein codes for MTASFTTSNTDIDPLHASVLAGICVAERAAEEANNVSANPHDAMERVNQTLVNDIEQLSISLSDKFEEIRLIHDLTAKLELESDANAICIDMLKQLSVCVPWQTAVVELCPADPECVDDEPERLAIGEPVDTKNLEAIIAAAWRHTAKTHGIVRDITIVNQSAEPQLSNCRLMILPIHRGSTHLGRMVAIRTLDQPEFNTVDIDLVRSVLMMLSMHLVNQRQYIEMQSMLEGMVRSLASALDAKDAYTCGHSSRVADLAVALSRRLGMSQYDSDSLQLAGILHDIGKIGIDDSVLKKPGALTAEEFDQIKQHPVLGYEILKGIRPFRHILPAVRHHHESWDGRGYPDGLAGDNIPRAAQILAVADSFDAMVSDRPYRRGMPLKKVRKIFEEGRGKQWASDVVDALLSNEELMIRFAENYQSPPETESQACT; via the coding sequence ATGACCGCTTCCTTCACCACATCGAACACCGACATCGACCCGCTGCACGCCAGCGTGTTGGCTGGGATCTGTGTTGCCGAACGAGCTGCTGAAGAAGCGAACAACGTCAGTGCCAATCCTCACGATGCGATGGAGCGGGTCAACCAAACACTCGTCAACGACATCGAACAACTCTCGATCTCTCTTTCGGACAAGTTCGAAGAGATTCGGTTGATCCATGATCTGACCGCGAAACTGGAATTGGAAAGCGATGCAAACGCGATTTGCATCGACATGCTGAAACAACTTTCCGTCTGCGTTCCCTGGCAAACCGCAGTGGTGGAACTTTGCCCGGCGGATCCGGAATGCGTCGACGATGAACCGGAACGATTGGCCATCGGAGAACCGGTCGACACCAAGAACCTAGAAGCGATCATCGCTGCCGCGTGGCGACACACCGCCAAGACTCATGGCATTGTCCGTGACATCACGATCGTCAACCAAAGCGCCGAACCACAACTCAGCAACTGCCGGTTGATGATCTTGCCGATCCACCGCGGCAGCACTCACCTGGGACGCATGGTCGCGATCCGGACACTCGATCAACCTGAATTCAACACCGTTGACATCGACCTGGTGCGTTCTGTCCTGATGATGTTGTCGATGCACTTGGTCAACCAACGCCAGTACATCGAAATGCAATCGATGCTGGAAGGCATGGTGCGTTCTCTCGCATCCGCACTGGATGCCAAGGACGCCTACACTTGCGGGCACAGCTCCCGAGTGGCCGACCTTGCCGTTGCCCTGTCTCGTCGCCTGGGCATGTCTCAGTACGATTCGGACTCCTTGCAACTGGCCGGCATCTTGCATGACATCGGCAAGATTGGCATCGACGATTCAGTGCTGAAAAAACCGGGCGCCTTGACCGCCGAAGAATTCGACCAAATCAAACAACACCCCGTTCTGGGCTACGAGATCCTCAAGGGAATTCGCCCCTTCCGGCACATTCTCCCAGCCGTGCGCCACCACCATGAATCCTGGGACGGTCGCGGATACCCAGACGGACTGGCCGGTGACAACATTCCCCGTGCGGCACAAATCCTGGCCGTTGCGGATTCGTTTGATGCCATGGTCAGCGACCGCCCCTATCGTCGCGGCATGCCACTTAAGAAAGTCCGCAAGATCTTCGAGGAAGGTCGTGGGAAACAATGGGCATCCGATGTTGTTGACGCCCTGCTCAGCAACGAAGAACTGATGATCCGTTTTGCGGAGAACTATCAATCACCACCGGAAACTGAATCCCAAGCATGTACCTGA
- a CDS encoding COG1361 S-layer family protein translates to MKRKTRKGMRTMEIFGKRIGYRLSGGVATILLGAFAAAQAQQSELPRDTDLADQNVPALDAPRWQSEMPSPISMPTTDDGGPMNFLGAYDDSSDPGTIQQTGYSDETFVSQPVEMASHNEPAAGPTPLSMPEPATQSSEPQDAGPSMTMSAMEMPASIGMGMPPMDQPEDASAGSMPEANLAMPEADLSMPGGFGMPDMSVSMTTPEQPQDAGPAMNMQGMSFGDMPADPQAGGNAPNQPIGPPAAGGFANEAPSDIPANDMRMPEPMQMPDDSLPNLPAPQSQAAANMEPPADATFGGMNHNGPSDMGYDQPNQFGQPEPMSSNGLRSAPAPTAYGAPDQFAGADQPYAGSNQPGTSDQFGSADQFGSSNASAYGANTNNTAPGYNNPSPAASTRFASQRELPGAGYAAPGANNGYGGNQSIAAQPTAFSMPGERRLEGMQTPSIVIHKEAPPEVKVGQPATFKLNVQNVGTAEALGVRVHDTIPAGMRFNDASGNPVMQGDALTWELGSLPAGEQRIITMNLTPVEEGELGSIARVTFEAAASVRTRSTRPELKVTQHAPAKVLIGQQLEIELEVSNVGSGAATNVVLREDVPEGMDHPGGRELDSFLSTLRPGEVRREVLRMRAVEPGLIRNTVHLVSDDAEPTSHTVEVEVVAPEIDIRLTGPGLRFLERQATYEVELINRGTAPATNVEIIARLDRGFTFVSTENAGYYDPNRHAVLWSVASLPPGKPAKVPLTLLPVEEGEQAIQLEATADLNSRATSESTVRVESQSELSFSISDLADPIEQGAETTYEIRLQNSGSRNDSNVQVRLMVPPGMEVLGSDAEVRPDGQGGMVFAPEQEMPAGSERTYRIRVRGVTADTHLVKAIVTSDQSPKPVTKEESTMVYADH, encoded by the coding sequence ATGAAGCGAAAGACACGCAAAGGAATGCGAACGATGGAAATTTTCGGCAAACGAATTGGCTACCGCCTCTCCGGCGGAGTCGCAACGATTCTTCTTGGGGCTTTTGCTGCCGCACAAGCGCAACAAAGTGAACTCCCTCGCGACACCGACCTGGCCGATCAAAACGTGCCAGCCTTGGATGCGCCTCGCTGGCAATCCGAGATGCCATCTCCGATTTCGATGCCCACCACCGACGACGGCGGGCCCATGAACTTCCTGGGCGCCTACGACGATTCGTCGGATCCAGGAACCATTCAGCAAACGGGTTACTCGGACGAAACGTTCGTCTCACAACCCGTTGAAATGGCCAGCCACAACGAACCGGCCGCTGGCCCCACACCGCTCTCGATGCCTGAACCCGCGACGCAATCCAGCGAACCGCAAGACGCCGGTCCCAGCATGACCATGTCTGCGATGGAGATGCCCGCTTCGATCGGAATGGGCATGCCACCGATGGATCAACCCGAAGACGCTTCAGCCGGCTCAATGCCGGAAGCCAATCTGGCGATGCCAGAGGCCGACCTGTCGATGCCGGGCGGATTTGGAATGCCCGACATGAGCGTGTCGATGACGACGCCTGAACAACCACAAGACGCTGGCCCCGCGATGAACATGCAAGGCATGTCGTTCGGCGACATGCCCGCCGATCCCCAAGCCGGTGGCAATGCCCCCAATCAGCCAATTGGCCCCCCTGCCGCTGGCGGCTTTGCAAACGAAGCTCCTTCCGACATCCCCGCCAATGACATGCGGATGCCTGAGCCCATGCAGATGCCCGATGACTCCCTGCCAAACTTGCCAGCCCCTCAATCCCAAGCGGCGGCCAACATGGAACCACCCGCTGACGCCACGTTTGGCGGGATGAACCACAACGGCCCAAGCGACATGGGATACGACCAACCCAATCAGTTCGGCCAACCTGAACCAATGAGCTCCAACGGCCTGCGTTCAGCTCCGGCTCCCACTGCCTACGGTGCCCCCGACCAATTCGCAGGTGCCGACCAACCGTACGCTGGTAGCAACCAACCTGGCACTTCCGATCAATTCGGCTCAGCCGATCAATTTGGTTCCTCCAACGCATCGGCTTATGGAGCCAACACCAACAACACAGCCCCTGGCTACAACAACCCGTCACCGGCGGCATCGACCCGCTTTGCCAGCCAACGCGAACTGCCTGGTGCTGGTTACGCGGCTCCCGGAGCCAACAATGGATATGGCGGCAACCAGTCAATCGCGGCTCAGCCCACGGCGTTTTCCATGCCTGGCGAACGACGCCTGGAAGGCATGCAAACGCCCAGCATTGTGATTCACAAAGAAGCACCACCGGAAGTCAAAGTCGGACAACCCGCCACGTTCAAACTCAACGTTCAAAATGTCGGCACGGCAGAAGCCCTCGGCGTCCGCGTCCATGACACCATACCAGCAGGCATGCGATTCAATGACGCATCGGGCAACCCAGTGATGCAAGGCGACGCCTTGACGTGGGAACTCGGTTCGTTGCCCGCGGGCGAACAACGCATCATCACGATGAACCTGACCCCCGTCGAAGAAGGCGAGTTGGGCAGCATCGCTCGTGTGACTTTCGAAGCCGCCGCCTCCGTGCGAACGCGAAGCACGCGTCCTGAACTCAAGGTGACTCAGCACGCACCCGCCAAGGTCTTGATCGGCCAACAACTCGAAATCGAACTGGAAGTTTCCAACGTCGGCTCGGGTGCGGCCACCAACGTGGTCCTTCGCGAAGATGTTCCCGAAGGCATGGACCACCCCGGCGGCCGGGAACTGGATTCTTTCCTGAGCACCCTGCGTCCCGGCGAAGTCCGACGTGAAGTCTTGCGAATGCGTGCCGTCGAGCCAGGACTCATCCGCAACACCGTGCACTTGGTGTCCGACGACGCGGAACCCACCAGCCACACTGTGGAAGTCGAAGTGGTCGCCCCTGAAATCGACATCCGCTTGACCGGTCCTGGACTACGTTTCCTGGAACGCCAAGCGACCTACGAAGTGGAGCTGATCAACCGTGGCACCGCCCCCGCTACCAACGTCGAGATCATCGCTCGCTTGGATCGCGGCTTCACGTTCGTCAGCACGGAAAACGCAGGGTACTACGATCCCAACCGCCACGCCGTCCTATGGTCAGTCGCCTCATTGCCACCTGGGAAACCAGCCAAGGTGCCGTTGACCTTGCTGCCGGTTGAAGAGGGCGAACAAGCCATTCAGCTGGAAGCCACGGCGGACCTCAACTCAAGAGCCACCAGCGAAAGCACCGTCCGAGTCGAATCACAATCGGAACTCAGCTTCAGCATTTCGGACTTGGCTGACCCCATCGAACAAGGGGCCGAAACCACCTACGAAATCCGATTGCAAAACTCGGGTTCGCGAAACGACTCGAACGTCCAAGTCCGCTTGATGGTCCCACCTGGCATGGAAGTGCTGGGCTCCGACGCGGAAGTCCGCCCTGACGGACAAGGCGGAATGGTCTTCGCACCTGAGCAAGAAATGCCGGCCGGGTCCGAACGGACCTACCGCATTCGTGTTCGCGGGGTGACTGCCGACACGCACTTGGTGAAAGCCATTGTGACCAGCGATCAGTCGCCCAAACCCGTCACCAAAGAAGAGTCCACGATGGTCTACGCGGACCACTGA